One Rhodospirillaceae bacterium genomic window, AAAGGCAAGGCCCGCTGGCCCAACCTGAGATTCCGTAAATTTCACCGAAATGACATCGGCTATTTCACCTGTCTCATGACGCCACATGGCGATGACATCATCAATGCGGCTGGTCCGCCTTTCCGACTCAAGTAAGTCTACAGATATCGTCGCAACATGAGGGCCCGTTTCATTCGCACTTGAATTTTCATTGAATTTCGCAACCACTTGCTCGACCAATGACTGACCGCCGGGCTGTTCCGGGGACAATTTTTTATTAACCCGCCCAAGAGCCGATTTAAGGTGCTCGACAACCTGTTCTGTGCGTTTCAAGGGCGTTCCCTGTGGCAACAAAACTCGAGCTTCCATGACGTTGCCATCAAGTTCTGGAAAGGCGGAAAACTTTAGCAACCCGCCAGCTATTGTGCTGAAGACTAAAAGCATGAGGCAAACCGCGATCCCGGCCGTCAAATAGCGCCATTTAACCGCAGTGATGGCGAGCGGACCAACCACGTGGTCGCGCAACCAATCTACACCACGATCAACGGCCTGTTGGATGGGCGGCGGATCGTAGGGGATTTTGGCAAGCGCATGGGCCAAATGATGTGGCAGTACCAAGAAGGCCTCAATCAATGAAATAATAAGGACAAATAGCATGACGACCGGCACAACACGGAGAATCTGCCCGATATCGCCTTTCAAAAATGCCAAAGAGCCGAAGATACAGGTCGTCGTCGCAAAGGATGCAAAGACACTGGGTAAGACCTGTTGTGCGCCCTCAAATGCGGCTTCAAGGGGCGGCCTTCCCTGGTGGCGCTTCGTGGCAATATTTTCTGCAATGACGATGGCATCATCCATCAACAGCCCAATGACGATCAACAGTCCGACCATCGTCAACATGTTGATCGTGTAACCCGCAGCAACCATCAAAACTGCAGCGCCTAAAAATGAGACCGGCAAGCCCGCGGCTACCCAGAAGGCATATCGAAATCCAAAAAATAACCAGAGCACCAATAATACTAAAGCGAGGCCTTGGCCTCCATTGCGCAAGAGTAATTGCAGCCGATCGCGGACGATCGAGGAAATATCACTGGTAACCGAAATTCCAATTCCCGGTGGGGAGGTTTGGCGTTCAATTTCGATGAAGGCATTGATCGCATCAATAACGTCAAGCGTATCTTGTGTCTCGGTCTTGGTAATATCCAAAATGGCCGCTGGTTTGCCATTGAACTCAATTTTTGCTTCATCGAGATCAAACCGGTCGGTGATTGTTGCAATGTCACCGAGTCGAATTTGCCCGCCACCGGTGCCCGCGACAACGACCACATCGCGAAAGTCGTCCGGGGTCTTACGCTCATCAGCAAATCGGATCAGGACTTCTTGGTCCGCTGCTTGGATGCTGCCCGATGGCAGATCAAGGCTCTGGCGTTGAATCGCGAGCGCAACGTCGGAAATACTAATTCCATATTGTCTGATGGTTGCGTCGGGAAGTTGGATGCGGACCTGATGGTCGGAAAACCCCTTGATCTCGATCTTGGGAATGCCCCCAAAGCGCAACATCCGATCTTTCACTTCTTCCACATAAGCCTTGAGATCAGGCTTGCTCGCAACGCCTGTGACAGCGACCGAGGCCACAAAATCAGTTCGGCCCAGTTGTTTGACAACCGCGTCTTCGGCTTGATCCGGGAATTCCGTTATCGCATCAATTTCTGTCCGTATATCTGCTGTAAATCGGTCTAGGTTTGCGCCCTCCACCATTTCGACAACAGCACGCGCGAGACCTTCGCGTGCCTCACACGTCATCTCGTCAACGTTGTCGATACCATCGACGGCGTCCTCGATGCGTTGACATATGGATTCCTCAACATCTTCCGCTCTAGCGCCGGGGTTGAGCACCTGAATTTCAACTTTATTTGGTTGAACCCGAGGAAAGGTTTCGCGTTGCAGAAATTGGACCGCAAACAGTCCCGCAACGATGAATGCAATCATGACCAAGTTGGCAGCAGTCCGATGATCTAAAAAGTATCGGATCATCGGTGTTGCGTTCCGTTTGCTGCCTCAAGCTCGAGTCTACTTTGCAATGGACCGTCAGGATGCGGAAGCAACAGCATGTCGGCGACGGCAGGAATCAAATCTGAAACGACGATTCTTTCACCAATTGCAACCCCTTCGTCAATAACCGCCAGATCACCTTGAACCAATCCAACCTTAACCGGTCGAATATCAAGTCGATTATCGCTCTTGAGAACATAGAGTTTTCCGTCGTGAATGGCTGCACGGGGCACAACAATTCGGTTTTCCTTTGCGCCCGTTCGAATGTCGATTTCCACAAACATACCTTTGGAAAGCGGCGGACGCAGGCCGGGTGCCGCTTTGGCATATGCACCGTCAACGGCAACAATGACGCCAATCGTGCGGGTTTTTGGATCAATCGTGTCGCTTATGCGGGCAAATCGAGCCGGCCACTCGACAATGTCATTTCCAGCACGCAAGCGAACGGTCGCATCAAAACCTATGTTTTGAATGATCTTCGACAAAGATGTTGCCGTAATGCCTGTTGGAGTCATGCCCGCGGTGCTCGCATGAACCATTGCACGGAATTGAGAAATTGGAATTTGGGCTTCTACTTCAGCAACATCCAGGCTGTCTGCCGTGACCAAAGTGCTACCAGACTGGGCATATTGTTGCGCCTCAACGGTGACCTCACCGATCCTTGCATCGAACGGCAGTTTTATGCGCGTGCGTGCGAGATCAAGCTTCGCTGATTCCAGTTGCGCCTTATAGACGGCAATCTGTTCGTGCTGTACCGCCCGCTGTGTCGGCAGCAGACGAAGCGCATTCTCAAGGTCTTGAACTTTCTTACGTTGGGCGAGGCTTTCGCGTTGTTCTAACTCAAACGCGGACCGTGCGACGGTTCCGCGTTTAAATAAATCCTCTTTGCGCTTGCGTTCAATTTCACGCAACGCCAATCCCCGCTTTTCAATTTCCGCCAAATCGGCTGTATTAATTTCAGTTATTTTAATTTCGGCCAGCTTTGCTTGGGCTGAGCGAATATTTGCCTTTGCCTGGGTTAGTGCCAATTCGAAGTCGGCAGGAGAAATTCGGACAATTTCAGTGTCTGCGGAAAGAATGGAGCCTTTCTTGAGGCCCGGGTGCACATAGATGACCTCACCAGAAACTTGCGCAATAGCGCTCCATACGGTGCCCGGATAGACGCTGCCAAATCCAGTAACGTGCGGCACTAGTCTAACAGAGTTGGCGCTAATGACCCTAACAGCGCGGGCGCGCTCTTCTGGTGGTTTTCGATCTGGCGCTCGGTTGCCGCTCGCGACGTAAAATAATACAGCGATGCCGATTAATACTGGTGGAATAAAAAGCAGTTTTTTAATCAAAGCCCTTCCCCTATGACCGGCAATTAACGCAAAGACGGCGACGCCCCAAACCGAATTGTATTCTATGTTAGGGACACTTCAATCACCAGGAGTGATGTCGATGGCATGGATCGCAGCACATTAGAAAAAGTAATCCGACGCCAAACCTCCACCTTAACCAATGAGACCATTGCTGTCTCAGCCAACAGCGGAAATTGAAATTCCTTTGAGTGGGCGCGGACCATGAGCAGCCAATCAATGTGGTCAGGTCTTTATTACTAACCTGGAGGATCGGATTATTCAGTACGCGAATTAACCAAAATTATCACTGATAACTCAGGTCATATGAAAACCACACGGCTCTAACCTAGGCGCAGACGCATGGGTGCGGAGCCAAGGATGTAAACTCCAGAAGAAATTCTCAGGAGAAATCGGAAACAATAGCTAATTTTAAGCGCACGGTATTGATGCAAGTCATGGCGAATTCTATTTAGGTTCCTTAAAATTAGGCCCTAAGTTGTTTGATCCGGGTTTTAATTTCGGGCGGTGATGGAGAAAATAACCAAGCGTAGAAATCGATTGTGATACCCCCCTCATATTTGTCGACGGGCCCTTACTCCAAGCTCTTTTAAGCGTCTGTCATCGATGGTTCGCGGAATGTCTCCATTTCCGAACGACGTCGTTCTAAGGCTCTAACGTTGCTCGATTATTAGAGGAGAAGATAATGCAGGTTGATCGCACTTCAAACCGGTGGCTCGTAGTGCTTGGGTCGCTGCTCATTCAACTCAGCCTGGGGGCTATCTATGCTTGGTCGGTATTTACCCCGGCCCTAAGGGCTGCTGGCTGGAGCAAGGTCGACACACAGATAGTTTTTGCGGTTGGCCTGGTCACATTTGCATTGACCATGGTTTTTTCCGGTAGAGCTATTTCAAAATTGGGTCCTCGTAAACTTGTGGTAATAGGGGGCCTGATGCTTGGCGCTGGCTATGCCTTGACGGGTTTCTTTGGTGGGACCGAGTTTTGGGCTGTATGCCTGGGTGTCGGCCTGGTCGGCGGTGCTGGTATTGGTATGGGTTACGTCGTGCCAATTGCTGTCGGTATGCGGTGGTTTCCTGACAAAAAAGGCATGATCACCGGCCTGGCAGTTGCCGGATTTGGTTTCGGTGCCATGGGTTGGGTCAAGATGGCCGGGTCCTGGGGGCATCTTATTGAACTCTACGGATTGTCGACCACTTTTCTCATCTATGGCGGCATCTTCTCCGTTTTGATTCTTGTTGGCAGCCTTTGGATGACCATGCCACCCAAAGACTGGAAGCCCGAAGGATTCGTCGCCACAACCCCTGCGGCGATTAAGGGGCAGCAAAATTTTACCGTGCAGGAAATGCTGCGCACGCCCCAATTCTTTTTGCTGTTTCTCACATTTGCGGTGAGTGCCGGGGCCGGGCTAATGTCAATTGGCTTGATGAAACTCTACCCCATGGAAGCCCTGCAGGCAGCCGGCTATGGTCCTGTCGAGGCGAGTGCGATCGCTGGAACCGCCATGGCCGTATTCTTCAGTCTGGCCAATGGTGTGGGACGTATCGCGTGGGGAACCCTTAGCGACAAAATTGGGCGGCGGCGCTCTGTGGTGGTCATGACCTCAACCCAAGCTATTTTCCTGTTTGGCTTTACCGGTATGGCGGGCAATGAATACCTTCTGTATCTGGGTGCCATGCTGATAGGGTTTAATTTTGGCGGCAACTTTGCCCTGTTTCCAACACTCACCGCTGACATTTTCGGCAACGATAGGGTTGGTCAAAACTACCCGTTTATCTTCTTGTCCTACGGCGTTGGCGGCATTGCCGGACCGTTGCTAGGGGGCATGCTAGGCGATATGGGGAATTTTCCGTTGGCGTTTTCAATTTGCGGAATTGCCTGCCTTGTCGGCGCTGCATGTACTTTACTGATCCATCATCCAGACCATGACGAGGCAATACGCCCGGCGAGCGTCCACGGTTTCCTACATCAGATGCATCTCGACCATTTGGAAAATGTAATAGAGTACGCTCAGCATCCGGACCACTTCAAACGGGTTATGGCAAATCAGGAGGGCAAGGATCGTGACGTGGCTTAGTTCACAGAAGTAAAAAGTGAAATAGGACTTTCGACGATGACAACTGTAATCTTACCTAAACATTAGATTGTCCCAGATGTCAGGAACGGTTCATTTGCAGGCGAAAATACCAACCCTTACTAACGTCCGATATCCGTAGAAAAGCAGTTAAATTTGGAAGGTGGCTGGGATTTCTCTTTTTAGGCAGAAACAAACGTGTTGATGCAGGTGGGTCTGAGTCGCCCCTTGCATCACACGCAGACAATAATGGTTGGAATAATCATAAATAAATGACCTGCATCAAAGACTCTGCCAACACGTTTTTATTAAACTAATTCAAAGCTTCCAGACCAATCCATGACCACCTAAATGTACGACGGCTAGGGGTAAATAAAATGCCACAACGCTATCCTGAATTAGCAAATGATCTGAGCGAATCTATCTCACGATTGAGAACGGGAATCCCTGACACAATGAAAGGGTTTTCTATGATGGCCTCAGCAGCAACAGTCGACGGTGCGCTTGATCCCAAGACGAAAGAATTGATCGCGATAGCAATTGGCGTCGCAGTACGTTGCGATGGATGTATCGCTTTCCATTCAAAAGCAGCAGAAAAAAATGGTGCCAGCCGAGAAGAATTTTTGGATACATTGGGTATGGCCGTCTACATGGGAGGCGGGCCATCAATGGTTTATGCGGCGCAAGCACTCGATGCATATGATCAGTTCGCGGAATTAAGTAAAAAACGCACTAAATGAGCACAATATTTGCTCAGGATCACCAGCAGACCAAATTACGGGCCTCGAATGACTTCCGCCCCCCCTTGCGACCTCAACCGATCGGCGCAACACATGCGTTAAATCTCTCTGCTGGCGTTGAGGAATAGTAAGAACACCCCCCTACGCCCACCCGCTTGTTTGGGTGCCGTTCGTGGTGGTGGGAGAAGGTGGATTCGCGCAGCGTTGATGTCCAAGTTGGGCTAGGTTCGGAAGTTTTAAGCAATCGCCGACTTGGTCCGCTCTGCTTCTTAAAAGCGGGAATCAAATATGGAAATTCGAAATTGATGATAAATATGTTCGCTTTGCCCTAACATAGCTGACATAATTTTAGTTGTCGCTAACAACTACTGATTACGCATCATCTGAAAAGAAACGAGATAAGCGTGTTCTTACAATTGCCTAAAAATAGATTTTATGTACAATT contains:
- a CDS encoding OFA family MFS transporter, whose protein sequence is MQVDRTSNRWLVVLGSLLIQLSLGAIYAWSVFTPALRAAGWSKVDTQIVFAVGLVTFALTMVFSGRAISKLGPRKLVVIGGLMLGAGYALTGFFGGTEFWAVCLGVGLVGGAGIGMGYVVPIAVGMRWFPDKKGMITGLAVAGFGFGAMGWVKMAGSWGHLIELYGLSTTFLIYGGIFSVLILVGSLWMTMPPKDWKPEGFVATTPAAIKGQQNFTVQEMLRTPQFFLLFLTFAVSAGAGLMSIGLMKLYPMEALQAAGYGPVEASAIAGTAMAVFFSLANGVGRIAWGTLSDKIGRRRSVVVMTSTQAIFLFGFTGMAGNEYLLYLGAMLIGFNFGGNFALFPTLTADIFGNDRVGQNYPFIFLSYGVGGIAGPLLGGMLGDMGNFPLAFSICGIACLVGAACTLLIHHPDHDEAIRPASVHGFLHQMHLDHLENVIEYAQHPDHFKRVMANQEGKDRDVA
- a CDS encoding carboxymuconolactone decarboxylase family protein, which translates into the protein MPQRYPELANDLSESISRLRTGIPDTMKGFSMMASAATVDGALDPKTKELIAIAIGVAVRCDGCIAFHSKAAEKNGASREEFLDTLGMAVYMGGGPSMVYAAQALDAYDQFAELSKKRTK
- a CDS encoding efflux RND transporter periplasmic adaptor subunit; protein product: MIKKLLFIPPVLIGIAVLFYVASGNRAPDRKPPEERARAVRVISANSVRLVPHVTGFGSVYPGTVWSAIAQVSGEVIYVHPGLKKGSILSADTEIVRISPADFELALTQAKANIRSAQAKLAEIKITEINTADLAEIEKRGLALREIERKRKEDLFKRGTVARSAFELEQRESLAQRKKVQDLENALRLLPTQRAVQHEQIAVYKAQLESAKLDLARTRIKLPFDARIGEVTVEAQQYAQSGSTLVTADSLDVAEVEAQIPISQFRAMVHASTAGMTPTGITATSLSKIIQNIGFDATVRLRAGNDIVEWPARFARISDTIDPKTRTIGVIVAVDGAYAKAAPGLRPPLSKGMFVEIDIRTGAKENRIVVPRAAIHDGKLYVLKSDNRLDIRPVKVGLVQGDLAVIDEGVAIGERIVVSDLIPAVADMLLLPHPDGPLQSRLELEAANGTQHR
- a CDS encoding efflux RND transporter permease subunit; protein product: MIRYFLDHRTAANLVMIAFIVAGLFAVQFLQRETFPRVQPNKVEIQVLNPGARAEDVEESICQRIEDAVDGIDNVDEMTCEAREGLARAVVEMVEGANLDRFTADIRTEIDAITEFPDQAEDAVVKQLGRTDFVASVAVTGVASKPDLKAYVEEVKDRMLRFGGIPKIEIKGFSDHQVRIQLPDATIRQYGISISDVALAIQRQSLDLPSGSIQAADQEVLIRFADERKTPDDFRDVVVVAGTGGGQIRLGDIATITDRFDLDEAKIEFNGKPAAILDITKTETQDTLDVIDAINAFIEIERQTSPPGIGISVTSDISSIVRDRLQLLLRNGGQGLALVLLVLWLFFGFRYAFWVAAGLPVSFLGAAVLMVAAGYTINMLTMVGLLIVIGLLMDDAIVIAENIATKRHQGRPPLEAAFEGAQQVLPSVFASFATTTCIFGSLAFLKGDIGQILRVVPVVMLFVLIISLIEAFLVLPHHLAHALAKIPYDPPPIQQAVDRGVDWLRDHVVGPLAITAVKWRYLTAGIAVCLMLLVFSTIAGGLLKFSAFPELDGNVMEARVLLPQGTPLKRTEQVVEHLKSALGRVNKKLSPEQPGGQSLVEQVVAKFNENSSANETGPHVATISVDLLESERRTSRIDDVIAMWRHETGEIADVISVKFTESQVGPAGLAFDIRLTGRDLDSLKAAAIELTDWLNGYPGTSNLTDDLRPGKPELRVSLKDGASTLGVDARQIADQLRAAFFGTTVSEIQRGSESYEIDVRIDSRNKDSLSDIDRFTISQTDGSLIPLIAIADIKTGRGYSRINRVNGQRTVTVQGDVDVTIANANEILKDTRKRFFPKLAKRYPGVSVTLQGQNKEGRTTQRSMMSGFILGLIGVYLLLSFQFRSYVEPLIVMIIIPFALIGAVVGHILLGLDFTMPSMLGLVALAGVVVNDSILLVNFIKHYHGDTQSVAEAAPLASRARFRAILLTSLTTIVGLLPLLSETSLQAQILIPLVTSLAFGLMATTILVLFLVPAIYSILDDFGLTKID